A window from Nocardioides mesophilus encodes these proteins:
- a CDS encoding arginine deiminase: MENQRAPHGADSEVGRLRTVMLHRPGPELKRLTPRNNDKLLFDGIPWVGRAQDEHDAFAQALRDRDVEVLYLVELLTETLQSETAREHAITGAMSSLHLGDTLRGYLTSALHDQSPEELASFLTAGVRNDEVRGGHGLVTSLLHSDDFLIDPLPNLLFTRDSSVWVRDRVAITSLAMPARERETQLTELIYTEHPRFAGTPTLHGWQREHVEGGDVLLLAPGVIAVGVGERTTPAGAERLARQVFAAGLAETVLAVPIAQERATMHLDTVCTMVDVDKIVMYPNIADNLQAYAVTCRERTGDGDADLVLEVARAEPFLVAAAKAMSIDTLHQIDTGLDPVTAEREQWDDGNNTLALSPRVAVAYERNIETNSRLEEAGIEVVAIAGSELGSGRGGPRCMSCPVSRESLATG; this comes from the coding sequence ATGGAGAACCAGCGAGCACCGCACGGCGCCGACAGCGAGGTCGGCCGGCTGCGGACGGTGATGCTGCACCGCCCCGGCCCGGAGCTGAAGCGGCTCACGCCGCGCAACAACGACAAGCTGCTCTTCGACGGCATCCCTTGGGTGGGCCGCGCGCAGGACGAGCACGACGCCTTCGCGCAGGCGCTGCGCGACCGCGACGTCGAGGTGCTCTACCTCGTCGAGCTGCTCACCGAGACGCTGCAGAGCGAGACCGCCCGGGAGCACGCGATCACCGGGGCGATGTCCAGCCTGCACCTCGGCGACACGCTGCGCGGCTACCTCACCTCCGCGCTGCACGACCAGTCGCCCGAGGAGCTGGCCTCGTTCCTCACCGCCGGAGTCCGCAACGACGAGGTCCGCGGCGGTCACGGCCTGGTCACCAGCCTGCTGCACAGCGACGACTTCCTGATCGACCCGCTGCCGAACCTGCTCTTCACCCGCGACTCCAGCGTCTGGGTGCGGGACCGGGTGGCGATCACCTCCCTGGCGATGCCGGCCCGGGAGCGGGAGACCCAGCTCACCGAGCTGATCTACACCGAGCACCCGCGGTTCGCCGGCACCCCGACGCTGCACGGCTGGCAGCGCGAGCACGTCGAGGGCGGCGACGTCCTGCTGCTGGCTCCCGGCGTCATCGCCGTCGGCGTCGGCGAGCGCACCACCCCGGCCGGCGCGGAGCGGCTGGCCCGCCAGGTGTTCGCCGCCGGCCTGGCCGAGACGGTGCTCGCCGTACCCATCGCGCAGGAGCGCGCCACCATGCACCTGGACACCGTGTGCACGATGGTCGACGTCGACAAGATCGTGATGTACCCCAACATCGCCGACAACCTCCAGGCGTACGCCGTCACCTGCCGCGAGCGCACCGGCGACGGGGACGCCGACCTCGTGCTGGAGGTGGCTCGCGCCGAGCCGTTCCTGGTCGCGGCCGCGAAGGCGATGAGCATCGACACGCTGCACCAGATCGACACCGGGCTCGACCCGGTCACCGCCGAGCGGGAGCAGTGGGACGACGGCAACAACACCCTGGCGCTCTCGCCCCGGGTGGCGGTCGCCTACGAGCGCAACATCGAGACCAACAGCCGCCTCGAGGAGGCCGGCATCGAGGTCGTCGCGATCGCCGGCTCCGAGCTCGGCTCCGGTCGCGGCGGCCCGCGCTGCATGTCCTGCCCGGTGTCCCGCGAGTCGCTGGCGACCGGCTGA